Proteins from one Pyrococcus kukulkanii genomic window:
- a CDS encoding ABC transporter ATP-binding protein: MPDLHVHISFSYGRRKILDDVKFNAKKGELLAIIGPNGSGKSTLLKCIAGILKPEGEIKYGNIDLISLRPKERAKIVSYVPQSSFPEFAFTVGEFVELGTYASGGDVEEALRSVGLLEKKNELITNLSGGEYQLALIARALAQGSDVMLLDEPTSHLDINHAKEVIDLLLKLKEGKIIVAVLHDLNIALNYADKILVLKYGRVLWQGSSSEIPEKVIWESYNVMPKVIKANGIKAVIP, from the coding sequence ATGCCTGACCTTCATGTTCACATATCATTTTCATATGGGAGAAGGAAGATCTTAGATGATGTTAAATTCAATGCGAAAAAAGGTGAGTTGCTGGCGATAATAGGCCCTAACGGATCGGGGAAGTCCACCCTACTTAAGTGCATAGCTGGGATACTGAAGCCGGAGGGTGAGATAAAGTACGGAAACATAGACCTAATTAGCTTGAGGCCAAAGGAAAGAGCTAAGATAGTTTCCTACGTTCCTCAGAGCTCTTTTCCCGAATTTGCCTTTACCGTTGGAGAGTTTGTTGAGCTTGGAACCTATGCGAGTGGGGGAGACGTCGAAGAGGCTTTGAGAAGTGTTGGACTTTTGGAAAAGAAAAATGAATTGATAACTAACCTTAGCGGTGGCGAGTACCAGTTGGCCTTAATAGCGAGGGCCTTAGCCCAGGGCAGTGATGTCATGTTGCTGGATGAGCCAACGAGCCACCTTGACATAAACCATGCAAAGGAGGTTATTGACCTTCTGCTCAAGCTTAAAGAGGGGAAGATTATAGTGGCCGTCCTCCATGATCTTAATATAGCCCTTAACTATGCAGATAAGATACTCGTTCTCAAGTACGGCAGGGTTCTTTGGCAAGGTTCTTCCAGTGAGATCCCGGAAAAGGTGATATGGGAGAGCTACAATGTAATGCCCAAAGTTATCAAGGCCAATGGGATAAAGGCAGTAATACCTTAA
- the taw2 gene encoding tRNA(Phe) (4-demethylwyosine(37)-C(7)) aminocarboxypropyltransferase Taw2: MRTQVIKPRIREILSKELPPGLVKLLPKRWVKIGDVILLPLRPELEPYKCRIARVYAEVIGAKAVLRKGHIHGETRKPDYELLYGQDTITVHVENGIKYKLDVARIMFSPANVKERVRMASIAKPDELVVDMFAGIGHLSLPIAVHCKARVIAIEKDPYTFKFLVENIHLNKVQDRMTAYNMDNRDFPGENIADRILMGYVVKTHEFIPKALEIAKDEAIIHYHNTVPEKLMPREPFETFRRMAKEHGYEVEKLNELRIKRYAPGVWHVVLDLRVYKT, translated from the coding sequence ATGAGAACCCAGGTGATAAAGCCAAGGATTAGGGAAATCCTTTCCAAAGAACTTCCTCCTGGGCTTGTGAAGTTGCTCCCAAAGAGGTGGGTCAAGATAGGGGATGTTATATTACTTCCACTTAGACCGGAGCTTGAGCCCTACAAGTGTAGGATAGCTCGAGTGTACGCTGAGGTCATTGGGGCAAAGGCCGTCTTGAGGAAGGGCCACATACACGGGGAAACGAGAAAACCAGATTACGAACTACTTTATGGACAGGACACAATAACGGTTCACGTTGAGAACGGGATTAAGTATAAGCTCGATGTTGCCAGGATAATGTTCTCTCCTGCGAACGTCAAAGAGAGGGTTAGAATGGCGAGCATTGCCAAGCCTGACGAGTTAGTTGTCGACATGTTCGCCGGTATAGGACACTTAAGCCTCCCAATAGCCGTTCACTGTAAGGCTAGGGTAATAGCGATAGAAAAAGACCCTTACACCTTCAAGTTCTTGGTCGAAAACATTCACCTTAACAAAGTTCAAGACAGGATGACGGCTTACAACATGGACAACAGAGACTTCCCTGGGGAGAATATAGCCGATAGAATACTTATGGGATACGTTGTTAAAACCCACGAATTCATCCCCAAGGCCCTTGAAATAGCCAAGGACGAGGCAATAATTCACTATCACAACACCGTTCCCGAAAAGTTAATGCCAAGGGAGCCCTTTGAAACTTTCAGAAGAATGGCTAAGGAACATGGATATGAAGTTGAAAAGTTAAATGAACTCAGAATAAAGAGGTACGCCCCAGGAGTCTGGCACGTCGTCTTGGATTTGAGAGTATACAAGACCTGA
- a CDS encoding NTPase, whose protein sequence is MRFFVSGMPGVGKTTLAKRIADEIRREGYKVGGIITQEIRSGSKRVGFKVIAIDTGEIGRLAYVGYGQPRLGKYVIDVEGFERVAIPAISRALREANLIVIDEIGPMEFKSNEFLKALGLVLKSEKPLLATVHRRLVDRYRPLGEYYWLTPENRNEVFAEILGKIKRGLKNENPGDKAKD, encoded by the coding sequence ATGAGGTTCTTCGTAAGCGGAATGCCCGGAGTTGGAAAGACGACATTGGCCAAGAGGATAGCGGATGAAATAAGGCGAGAGGGCTACAAAGTTGGAGGAATAATAACTCAGGAAATAAGGAGTGGTTCGAAAAGGGTAGGCTTTAAGGTGATAGCTATAGACACTGGCGAGATCGGTAGGCTAGCGTACGTTGGTTACGGACAGCCAAGGCTTGGTAAGTACGTGATAGACGTTGAAGGGTTTGAGAGGGTTGCGATTCCAGCGATATCAAGAGCTCTAAGAGAGGCTAACTTAATTGTAATAGATGAGATAGGACCAATGGAGTTCAAGAGCAATGAATTCCTGAAGGCACTTGGCCTAGTGCTCAAGAGTGAAAAGCCCCTACTAGCTACGGTTCACAGAAGATTAGTCGACAGGTACAGGCCTCTAGGGGAGTACTACTGGTTGACCCCGGAGAATAGAAACGAAGTTTTCGCGGAGATCCTAGGGAAGATTAAGAGGGGACTGAAAAATGAGAACCCAGGTGATAAAGCCAAGGATTAG
- a CDS encoding class III signal peptide-containing protein → MRRAQGAIEYLFMIAAALIIVAVVIKYLRSTGETAGAQANNTVSQAGQLIQSAISKAISNATKE, encoded by the coding sequence ATGAGGAGGGCCCAAGGTGCAATAGAATACCTCTTCATGATTGCAGCTGCGTTGATTATAGTTGCAGTAGTGATTAAGTACCTAAGGAGTACTGGTGAAACTGCTGGAGCGCAGGCAAACAATACAGTAAGCCAGGCAGGACAGCTTATTCAGAGTGCTATAAGCAAGGCAATTAGTAACGCAACCAAAGAGTGA
- a CDS encoding ArsR family transcriptional regulator yields the protein MKHLRILKVLESGEKSEEEIAKVTGLSRLETRRFLLRLAEQGKVESFQREGQIFWKIREKRPEEEEFKYL from the coding sequence ATGAAGCACTTAAGGATACTAAAAGTCCTTGAAAGTGGTGAGAAGAGTGAAGAAGAAATAGCCAAAGTGACTGGACTCTCAAGACTTGAAACGAGAAGATTTCTCCTTAGGCTTGCTGAACAAGGAAAAGTTGAGAGCTTCCAGAGAGAGGGCCAAATTTTCTGGAAGATAAGGGAGAAGAGGCCAGAAGAAGAGGAATTTAAGTACCTCTAG
- a CDS encoding Sjogren's syndrome/scleroderma autoantigen 1 family protein, which yields MITDEEIRKVIAPLLLSGAKMLDKHCPKCGSPLFEKDGRVFCPVCEYREKRVKKELKGIEEVLMEKFKELANSMPTEVEKLKPHLEAMEKLLTIIERYKKLEGGK from the coding sequence ATGATTACGGATGAAGAAATCAGGAAGGTCATAGCACCTTTACTACTTTCAGGTGCAAAGATGCTTGACAAACACTGTCCTAAGTGCGGTTCTCCCCTTTTCGAAAAAGATGGCAGGGTATTCTGCCCAGTTTGTGAGTATAGGGAAAAGAGGGTGAAGAAGGAGCTTAAGGGGATCGAGGAGGTTCTAATGGAAAAGTTTAAAGAGCTAGCGAATTCAATGCCTACGGAAGTTGAAAAACTTAAGCCTCACCTTGAGGCTATGGAGAAGCTACTAACAATAATTGAGAGGTATAAAAAGCTGGAGGGAGGAAAATGA
- a CDS encoding helix-turn-helix domain-containing protein produces the protein MLVILHSEGANVRESIKNLNNLAQRKFPPRGKVTTSKIKISMGAFLSISIMAVFDLGEPYKPGIIVDYAVSGNKEKAIEELQEKLNSKITPDMEIKDFSLETYTTPVTRRTYAVAIVLYNRPVKSNFEELKLQNRRKILAKLLELVNFNPKALNISELARMFGVSRDTIYNDIQQILKGQKS, from the coding sequence ATGCTCGTTATACTACACTCAGAGGGCGCAAATGTTAGAGAATCAATAAAAAACTTAAATAATTTGGCTCAAAGAAAGTTCCCACCACGTGGAAAAGTCACAACTTCAAAAATAAAGATATCAATGGGTGCTTTTCTTTCAATATCGATAATGGCGGTTTTTGACTTGGGGGAGCCCTATAAGCCTGGAATAATAGTGGACTACGCGGTCTCTGGGAATAAAGAGAAGGCTATAGAGGAACTTCAGGAAAAGCTAAACTCCAAGATAACCCCTGACATGGAAATTAAGGATTTCTCCTTAGAGACGTACACAACTCCAGTGACCAGAAGAACCTACGCCGTTGCAATCGTCCTTTATAACAGGCCGGTTAAGAGTAATTTCGAAGAGTTAAAATTGCAGAATAGGAGGAAAATCCTTGCGAAGTTACTTGAGCTGGTGAATTTTAACCCAAAGGCATTAAATATCTCAGAGCTTGCTAGGATGTTTGGTGTTTCTAGGGATACAATTTACAACGACATCCAGCAGATACTAAAAGGGCAGAAAAGCTGA
- a CDS encoding ArnT family glycosyltransferase, whose protein sequence is MRKEITLILVVAVYFLLRVPLLFHFYGSFDYDEGTYLMIGKEFAEGTMPYRDIFTVHPPLYYILLALWFKVFPITYVWGRVLSLFLGLVSVILAYKIGEALGGRGILVTLIPALDLQTIFLNSLALHETLLELFVFLSVYLYVKGKPKLSAFVLGIGTSVKHTFLPFAAAMLMSMIVNVRVKRSIFKALVEAYLAYILIITPVAILYPYRLTKGIFPVPGFSSIEIIGAKYGLLTFLLLLTYFTLKEKAVEFDASRDLYKPFSLLSYAIIGKAIVELPFFILCGNEYVRDVYLANKGRGILFMGLPSALADVISNIRGSNFEMLYPYTFLFFLLLLYVAVGEKMVGDLAKTLFFGTLFYVLAPMPGAPRFVYPLILLAMMALSTSLRDPKKVTPFLVISLIFSATLPQGKLPVAFLNHEEILWELEVEGNAYSFNPMITFIYGIREPPYYIDNFGLLYLRKLDPGDFMKMLGNVSTIIVDTWLYSMLKKPGLGEKYREILDILHTNYTLTYAHSYSDGEVVEVYKKGSIKSLNIGTERGRLVLFYNGDKIVELSFHKNPISLKVVASGNDYAVVQDNTSVGISLMDSSLVIHAREAILKVPGNFTILNSTVFFGKYKIFVGGEIDAKNGYIEVKGREGKIIIKISTIP, encoded by the coding sequence GTGAGAAAGGAGATAACCCTCATACTCGTGGTTGCAGTATATTTCCTCCTAAGGGTGCCACTCCTCTTTCACTTCTATGGATCTTTTGACTACGATGAGGGGACTTACCTAATGATAGGAAAAGAATTTGCGGAGGGAACTATGCCGTATAGGGACATATTCACAGTTCATCCGCCCCTTTACTACATTCTCCTAGCTTTGTGGTTTAAGGTATTTCCTATAACGTACGTCTGGGGAAGAGTGCTATCATTGTTCCTTGGCCTTGTTTCGGTCATATTGGCCTATAAAATAGGTGAGGCCTTGGGAGGAAGGGGGATTCTTGTGACATTAATTCCCGCTTTGGATCTTCAGACGATATTCCTTAACTCTTTGGCATTACATGAGACTCTCCTTGAGCTCTTTGTTTTCTTGAGTGTATATCTCTATGTTAAGGGAAAGCCAAAGCTCTCTGCTTTTGTTCTTGGAATAGGAACCTCAGTCAAGCACACGTTCTTGCCTTTTGCGGCTGCAATGCTGATGAGTATGATTGTGAATGTGAGGGTTAAAAGGAGCATCTTCAAGGCATTGGTAGAGGCGTATCTAGCGTACATTCTCATTATCACGCCAGTGGCAATCCTGTATCCCTATAGGCTAACTAAAGGCATATTCCCAGTACCTGGGTTCTCTTCAATTGAGATTATAGGAGCGAAGTACGGATTACTTACCTTCCTGCTTCTGTTGACGTATTTCACGCTTAAGGAGAAGGCCGTTGAATTCGACGCTTCCCGTGACTTATACAAGCCATTTTCTCTGCTCTCGTATGCTATAATTGGGAAGGCGATAGTTGAACTGCCATTTTTCATATTATGTGGCAATGAGTATGTGAGAGATGTCTACTTGGCAAATAAAGGAAGAGGAATACTTTTTATGGGCCTACCCTCAGCGTTGGCTGATGTTATCTCGAATATAAGAGGATCAAATTTTGAAATGCTGTATCCCTACACTTTTCTGTTCTTTCTGCTACTCCTCTACGTAGCTGTGGGGGAGAAAATGGTGGGGGATTTAGCTAAGACACTGTTTTTTGGTACCCTATTTTATGTCTTAGCCCCAATGCCTGGGGCTCCTCGCTTTGTATATCCTCTAATTCTCTTGGCAATGATGGCGCTTTCAACTTCGCTGAGAGACCCAAAAAAAGTTACTCCTTTCTTGGTAATATCTTTAATATTCTCAGCCACACTGCCCCAGGGAAAGCTTCCAGTAGCATTCCTTAACCATGAAGAAATTCTTTGGGAGCTAGAGGTTGAGGGCAATGCTTATTCCTTCAATCCAATGATAACCTTCATTTATGGCATTCGGGAGCCCCCTTACTATATTGACAACTTTGGCCTTCTATACTTAAGAAAGCTTGATCCCGGGGATTTCATGAAGATGCTTGGGAACGTGTCAACGATAATAGTTGACACATGGCTCTATTCGATGCTTAAAAAACCAGGGTTGGGAGAAAAGTACAGGGAAATCCTGGACATTCTCCACACTAATTACACTCTCACCTATGCCCATTCTTATTCAGACGGTGAAGTTGTTGAAGTTTATAAAAAGGGTAGCATTAAATCGTTGAATATAGGAACAGAGAGGGGCCGTTTAGTGCTGTTTTACAATGGGGATAAAATTGTAGAGTTAAGTTTTCATAAGAATCCGATTTCACTAAAGGTGGTGGCAAGTGGCAACGATTACGCAGTAGTTCAGGATAACACTTCAGTAGGAATTAGCTTAATGGATTCTAGCCTTGTCATTCATGCCCGGGAGGCTATATTGAAAGTTCCAGGGAACTTTACGATCCTTAACAGTACCGTATTTTTTGGAAAATACAAGATATTCGTTGGGGGGGAAATAGATGCCAAAAATGGATATATTGAAGTCAAAGGGAGAGAGGGAAAGATAATAATAAAGATCAGCACTATCCCTTAG
- a CDS encoding FecCD family ABC transporter permease, producing MKKVNLSLLLLSIVSIIVALSLGSVKIPLREVFSSLNPSTISLYRRGNLSGPEFIVLGIRLPRVLLAYLVGFSLALSGTATQALFKNPLADPYILGISGGASIGAALALVYAPRYTEVAAFLGAILAVYTVYSISKVNGHIPVDILLLAGIAVGFFSNAVTSYILYMNKDKVHQGLLWLFGTFALATWKKVGVMSGVTMIGAIFLFLSWRELNLLLLGEESIALGLDINLYRKMIIFAVSIMTGVAVAESGIIGFVGLVSPHVMRLIVGPNHKRLLPTAAMFGGILMVLSDLISRTVAAPVEIPIGIVTALFGAPFFAYLLMRKKRGELYA from the coding sequence GTGAAGAAAGTAAACCTCTCACTCCTCCTACTCTCGATAGTCTCCATAATAGTTGCCTTATCGCTCGGCTCAGTTAAGATTCCGCTTAGGGAAGTTTTTTCATCTTTAAATCCCTCAACGATTTCCCTTTACAGGAGGGGAAACCTTTCAGGCCCAGAATTTATAGTCCTTGGAATTAGGTTGCCGAGAGTTTTGCTGGCGTACCTCGTTGGATTCTCGCTTGCCCTATCCGGAACAGCGACTCAAGCCCTCTTCAAGAACCCCCTCGCGGATCCCTATATCTTAGGGATAAGTGGGGGAGCATCGATAGGGGCGGCGTTGGCTTTAGTTTACGCTCCAAGGTACACTGAGGTTGCGGCATTCCTAGGTGCGATCCTTGCCGTTTACACAGTGTACTCAATATCGAAGGTCAATGGACATATTCCGGTCGATATCCTTCTACTGGCGGGGATAGCGGTGGGGTTCTTCTCCAATGCGGTAACCTCCTACATCCTCTATATGAACAAGGATAAGGTGCACCAGGGCTTACTGTGGCTCTTCGGGACTTTTGCGCTTGCAACGTGGAAGAAAGTTGGGGTAATGTCAGGAGTCACAATGATAGGAGCTATCTTCCTGTTCTTAAGCTGGAGGGAGCTAAATCTCCTTCTCTTAGGGGAGGAAAGCATAGCCTTGGGCTTGGATATTAATCTATACAGAAAGATGATAATATTTGCAGTTTCGATAATGACGGGAGTTGCCGTTGCTGAGAGCGGAATAATTGGATTCGTGGGGCTCGTAAGCCCGCACGTAATGAGACTCATAGTTGGGCCGAATCATAAGAGATTGCTTCCTACGGCCGCCATGTTTGGGGGCATTCTAATGGTTCTCTCTGACTTGATATCCAGAACTGTAGCAGCTCCTGTTGAAATTCCAATAGGGATAGTTACCGCTCTTTTCGGAGCCCCGTTCTTTGCCTACCTCCTGATGAGGAAGAAAAGGGGTGAGTTGTATGCCTGA
- a CDS encoding arginase family protein encodes MVTFLTVGEKPNRDGVMYVARLLRREGLVDDYVITENPREDRIYVVGDHSGTYSILQILKPRSVLSIDAHTDLMQDYFDHASWLAYALKDKIVERASVIGAVLMIPTTERTKLWTKNVKIFPALPRTRRVRGRWRRYMNLEQHRLEVIDEARRFLGDEIYLTIDLDVLRPEYRIARFQHGELTLKELMKIVEAIFEKFNVVAADIAEVSDRVARSKLGRRAVIEVFSLIREVMG; translated from the coding sequence ATGGTAACATTCCTGACCGTGGGCGAGAAGCCCAACAGGGATGGGGTAATGTACGTGGCAAGGCTCCTTAGAAGGGAAGGCTTAGTAGATGATTATGTAATAACGGAGAACCCCAGGGAAGACAGGATTTACGTTGTTGGTGATCATTCCGGAACTTACAGTATCCTCCAGATCCTAAAACCGCGCTCTGTATTAAGCATAGATGCCCACACTGATTTGATGCAGGATTATTTTGATCATGCTTCATGGCTTGCCTACGCACTTAAGGATAAGATAGTTGAGAGGGCTAGCGTTATAGGGGCAGTTTTAATGATTCCTACCACTGAAAGAACAAAGCTATGGACGAAGAACGTTAAAATATTCCCAGCTCTCCCAAGAACCAGGAGAGTGAGAGGAAGGTGGAGGAGATACATGAACCTAGAGCAGCATAGACTTGAGGTTATAGATGAAGCTAGGAGATTCCTTGGTGACGAGATTTATCTCACGATAGACCTAGATGTGTTGAGGCCAGAATACAGGATAGCTAGGTTCCAGCATGGAGAGTTAACACTAAAGGAACTGATGAAGATCGTGGAGGCTATATTTGAGAAATTTAATGTCGTTGCAGCTGACATTGCAGAGGTTAGCGATAGGGTGGCGAGATCAAAGCTTGGTAGAAGAGCAGTAATAGAGGTGTTCTCTTTAATCAGGGAGGTGATGGGATGA
- the trmBL2 gene encoding HTH-type transcriptional regulator TrmBL2: MSKDRMVELLQEHFELNLYEARAYVALVAFGVLTPAELASVSEVPAPRTYDVLRSLEKKGFAMNQPGKTNKYRPVHPANILEKFIQEWQERVKEELEAKKKAKEELLELMAPLIETEVPKYGVERVWVVRGIKNSTLKTKEMLEEVQNELLLADDGFIAINLEDDIIKAVDRGVKARIILTKSLLPRIKGSKIVQYANDGKIELKVLEKFDLPMLVCDEEVFFALEDLAARYFNYETQVWIKDHRVVNLFKKKFEEYWEKAENA; encoded by the coding sequence ATGAGCAAGGACAGAATGGTAGAGCTATTACAAGAACATTTTGAGTTGAACTTATATGAGGCCAGAGCTTATGTTGCCTTAGTAGCGTTTGGTGTTCTTACACCTGCTGAGTTGGCAAGTGTTTCCGAGGTGCCTGCTCCAAGAACTTACGACGTTCTGAGGAGCCTTGAGAAGAAGGGCTTCGCAATGAATCAGCCAGGAAAGACGAACAAGTACAGGCCAGTACATCCAGCTAACATCCTCGAAAAGTTCATTCAGGAGTGGCAGGAAAGAGTTAAGGAGGAACTTGAGGCAAAGAAGAAGGCTAAGGAGGAGCTACTCGAGCTCATGGCTCCATTAATAGAAACAGAGGTTCCAAAGTACGGGGTCGAGAGGGTTTGGGTCGTCAGGGGAATCAAGAACTCAACCCTTAAGACTAAGGAGATGCTTGAGGAAGTTCAGAATGAGCTTCTCCTTGCAGATGATGGCTTCATAGCAATCAACCTTGAGGACGATATAATTAAGGCCGTTGACAGGGGTGTCAAGGCAAGAATTATCCTAACCAAGAGCCTACTACCCAGAATAAAGGGTTCAAAGATCGTTCAATATGCAAACGATGGAAAGATTGAGCTTAAGGTTCTCGAGAAATTTGACCTTCCAATGCTGGTCTGCGATGAGGAAGTGTTCTTTGCACTTGAAGATCTTGCAGCAAGGTACTTCAATTATGAGACCCAGGTATGGATCAAAGACCACAGGGTCGTCAACTTATTCAAGAAGAAGTTTGAGGAGTACTGGGAGAAGGCAGAGAACGCCTAG
- a CDS encoding tRNA(Met) cytidine acetyltransferase TmcA gives MTLKVRFPKDIREYARNEKVKESFIKLTETALAQAIENFHRRMIVLQGETLEKAKLAGILAGGVARVLSEYIPEFLERKLRDTDRVEVLYATDALGEETYGRKRFEEFRKHFSVLAPNAELTSVTFKYSRDILGRTFDVLIIDLSYDYSPNDLGRIIETVRGGGIIFVLTNPFEKWKDMWTGFHKSLVTPPYTIEDVKKRFNRRLIRKFAEHRGIYIINADKKKVERKPRKYKSQAKLPEREKIEIPKDTRFPRELYELCLTRGQVEVLKALESLIEDEGMIVLTADRGRGKSVSVGIAAVGLAVTSKKKRFRIVVTAPEIENVQSLFRFAKKSLEVLGYKTKTVKENGLIKELYARGIALRYYPPTKGFKQKADLYIVDEAAGIHVPILHRYLEKDRVVFSSTIHGYEGAGRGFSVKFLKKAKEKREYKEVHLSVPIRYGEGDPIEKWLFDVLLLDAEPVELTEEDYELIRKMEVYLEEPDLDDWFENDREDLRHFVGIYVLAHYRNRPSDVALLADAPHHEARVLRLKNGKIVTAIQIAKEGGIPKAVIDKMAKGYKPPGNIIPDMMVKHHYAKEFAKLRGYRVVRIATHPDAMDLGLGSKALELLVKEAEEKGLDWVGSGFGASPELIRFWVRNGFAVVHLSPTRNPVSGEYTAIVIKPISERAKEIVKKANDEFRLRLTEWLGDTHRDLEPEIARWLFETPFGEAVSYPIYLTKTQKRRLEMFIKRVLTYDTVVDAVKPLVKMYFLDGWMRPYLDERQIVLLIHRVLQAHDWKETAKLINRTELYTMIELRDIVRGLWYYYKHIIKEENDIS, from the coding sequence ATGACGCTCAAGGTAAGATTTCCAAAAGATATTCGCGAGTACGCGAGAAATGAGAAGGTTAAAGAATCATTCATCAAGCTCACTGAAACGGCTTTAGCACAGGCCATTGAGAATTTTCATAGGAGGATGATAGTTCTCCAAGGTGAAACTTTAGAGAAGGCTAAACTTGCTGGAATTCTTGCCGGAGGCGTCGCTCGAGTTCTCTCCGAGTACATTCCAGAATTCCTCGAAAGGAAGCTTAGGGATACCGACAGGGTAGAGGTTCTGTACGCTACAGATGCCCTAGGCGAGGAAACGTACGGGAGAAAAAGATTTGAAGAATTTAGGAAGCATTTCTCTGTTCTTGCCCCGAATGCGGAATTAACATCGGTGACCTTTAAGTACAGTAGGGATATCCTGGGGAGGACTTTTGATGTCCTGATAATTGACCTTAGCTATGACTACTCGCCGAACGACCTGGGGAGAATCATCGAAACGGTTAGGGGTGGCGGGATAATCTTCGTTCTCACGAACCCATTTGAGAAGTGGAAGGACATGTGGACTGGATTTCACAAGAGTTTGGTTACCCCCCCGTACACGATAGAGGACGTGAAGAAGAGGTTTAACAGGAGGCTAATCAGAAAGTTCGCGGAACACAGGGGAATATACATAATAAACGCCGACAAGAAAAAGGTTGAAAGGAAGCCCAGGAAGTACAAGAGCCAAGCAAAGCTCCCGGAGAGGGAGAAAATTGAGATCCCAAAGGATACGAGGTTCCCCAGGGAGCTGTACGAGCTGTGCCTAACCAGAGGCCAAGTCGAAGTCCTGAAGGCCCTCGAGAGTCTAATAGAAGACGAGGGAATGATAGTCCTAACTGCTGATAGGGGAAGAGGTAAGAGTGTCTCCGTTGGAATAGCTGCCGTTGGGCTCGCCGTTACAAGCAAGAAGAAGAGGTTTAGGATAGTTGTTACAGCCCCAGAAATAGAGAACGTTCAGAGCCTGTTCAGGTTCGCGAAGAAGAGCTTGGAAGTGTTGGGTTACAAGACTAAGACCGTGAAAGAGAACGGCCTGATAAAAGAGCTGTACGCTAGGGGAATAGCCTTGAGGTACTATCCCCCAACGAAAGGATTCAAGCAGAAGGCCGACCTTTACATAGTTGATGAAGCAGCGGGAATTCACGTTCCAATTCTGCACAGGTACCTCGAAAAGGATAGAGTAGTGTTCTCCTCAACTATACATGGTTATGAGGGAGCTGGAAGAGGATTCTCAGTTAAGTTCCTCAAGAAGGCCAAGGAGAAGAGGGAGTACAAGGAAGTTCACCTCTCAGTTCCAATAAGGTATGGGGAGGGAGATCCAATAGAGAAGTGGCTGTTTGACGTTTTATTACTTGACGCTGAGCCCGTTGAGCTAACCGAGGAGGATTATGAGCTAATAAGGAAGATGGAAGTTTACTTGGAGGAGCCTGATCTAGATGACTGGTTCGAGAACGACAGAGAAGATCTGAGGCACTTCGTTGGGATCTATGTTTTAGCCCACTACAGGAACAGGCCAAGTGATGTAGCTTTGTTGGCCGATGCTCCTCATCATGAAGCAAGGGTTCTAAGGTTGAAAAATGGGAAAATCGTTACTGCAATCCAGATAGCCAAGGAGGGAGGAATTCCAAAGGCGGTAATAGATAAGATGGCTAAAGGCTACAAGCCTCCCGGCAATATAATCCCAGATATGATGGTTAAGCACCACTATGCAAAGGAGTTTGCAAAGCTTAGGGGCTACAGGGTTGTAAGGATAGCAACGCACCCAGATGCAATGGATCTAGGCTTAGGGAGCAAGGCCCTTGAGTTACTCGTTAAGGAAGCTGAGGAGAAAGGCCTTGACTGGGTTGGCTCAGGCTTCGGTGCGAGTCCCGAGCTAATAAGATTCTGGGTGAGGAATGGTTTCGCTGTAGTTCACCTAAGCCCAACAAGAAACCCCGTGAGCGGTGAGTATACTGCAATAGTCATAAAGCCGATAAGCGAGAGGGCCAAGGAGATCGTTAAGAAGGCCAATGACGAGTTCAGGCTAAGGCTCACGGAATGGTTAGGCGATACCCACAGAGATCTTGAGCCTGAGATAGCGAGGTGGCTCTTTGAAACGCCCTTCGGCGAGGCCGTCAGCTACCCAATATACCTCACTAAGACCCAGAAGAGAAGGCTTGAGATGTTCATAAAGAGGGTTTTAACGTACGATACTGTGGTGGATGCAGTTAAACCTCTCGTTAAGATGTACTTCCTCGACGGCTGGATGAGGCCATACCTCGATGAGAGGCAAATAGTTCTCTTAATTCACAGGGTTCTCCAAGCTCATGATTGGAAGGAAACTGCTAAGTTGATAAACAGGACCGAACTTTATACAATGATAGAGCTTAGGGACATAGTTAGGGGGTTGTGGTACTACTATAAACATATAATCAAGGAAGAAAACGATATAAGCTGA